One genomic window of Thioclava sp. GXIMD4216 includes the following:
- a CDS encoding iron-containing alcohol dehydrogenase — protein MTLTPFSFSTVGDIHLEWGGATKLGELLGSRFPARNLLLITDRGLVNAGLVSPIREALEAAGFRVTLFDEVVADPPEAIVRGCTEAARAEGVDIVLGLGGGSSLDIAKLVAVMIGSDQDLSQMYGIGNVTGSRLPLALVPTTAGTGSEVTNISIITTGETTKMGVVSRQLYADFVLLDAELTVGLPQIHTAATGIDAMVHAIEAYTSKFKKNPLSDALAREALRLLGGNLIAACQDGTNREARENMLLGAMLAGQAFANSPVAAVHALAYPLGGHYHLPHGLTNALMLGPVLRYNAKVAAPLYAELADVLGVEGTGDAATRSQAFVDHMLKLMDDSGAPRRLRDVKVTDNSLAMLASDAMKQQRLLVNNPVEVTEEVALELYREAY, from the coding sequence ATGACACTTACACCCTTCAGTTTCTCGACGGTGGGCGACATCCATCTGGAATGGGGCGGTGCGACGAAACTGGGCGAGCTGCTTGGCAGCCGGTTTCCGGCGCGCAATCTCCTGCTGATCACGGATCGCGGGCTGGTCAATGCAGGGCTGGTCAGCCCGATCCGTGAGGCGCTCGAGGCCGCAGGCTTCCGTGTGACGCTGTTTGACGAGGTGGTGGCCGACCCGCCCGAGGCGATCGTGCGCGGCTGCACCGAGGCCGCACGGGCCGAAGGGGTGGATATCGTGCTGGGGCTGGGCGGTGGCTCGTCGCTGGATATCGCGAAGCTGGTCGCGGTGATGATCGGCTCGGATCAGGATCTGTCGCAGATGTATGGCATCGGCAATGTCACAGGCAGCCGCCTGCCGCTGGCGCTTGTGCCCACCACCGCAGGCACCGGATCCGAGGTCACCAATATCTCGATCATCACCACCGGCGAGACCACCAAGATGGGCGTCGTCTCGCGCCAGCTCTATGCCGATTTCGTGCTGCTGGATGCCGAGCTGACCGTGGGTCTGCCGCAGATCCATACCGCGGCCACGGGAATCGACGCGATGGTCCATGCGATCGAGGCCTATACCTCGAAGTTCAAGAAGAACCCGCTGTCGGATGCGCTGGCACGCGAGGCGCTGCGTCTTCTGGGCGGCAATCTGATTGCGGCCTGTCAGGACGGCACCAACCGCGAGGCGCGCGAGAACATGCTGCTGGGCGCGATGCTGGCAGGGCAGGCCTTCGCCAATTCGCCGGTGGCGGCGGTCCATGCGCTGGCCTATCCGCTGGGCGGGCATTACCACCTGCCGCACGGGCTGACCAATGCGCTGATGCTGGGGCCGGTCCTGCGCTATAACGCCAAGGTCGCCGCGCCGCTTTATGCCGAGCTGGCCGATGTGCTGGGTGTCGAGGGCACGGGCGATGCCGCCACCCGCTCGCAGGCCTTCGTGGACCATATGCTGAAGCTCATGGATGACAGCGGGGCGCCGCGCCGCCTGCGCGATGTGAAGGTCACCGATAACAGCCTTGCCATGCTGGCAAGTGACGCAATGAAACAGCAGCGCCTTCTGGTGAACAACCCTGTCGAAGTGACAGAGGAAGTCGCTCTCGAACTCTATCGCGAAGCGTACTGA
- a CDS encoding IclR family transcriptional regulator yields MPALRRSVAVLDYISEACGEVSAARLAQDLKIPKSTLHGLLSAMEELGLIYRDRLGRIQTGARPLAWSRDFVAKSDLASAFHRYFNSPQAQQGILGGYTMTMTILDGANVVYIACSQAHQPLGVTFQVGMRLPAPFTATGKILLAALPEAELATTFAGTFPPPLTRLSVRDLAALRAVFPAQEARGYSVDDGEVREGMICLGAAICDHSRHVKAALALSVTRPEAKAAQISTLGMALKGAADQISHLLGAP; encoded by the coding sequence GTGCCCGCCCTACGCCGTTCAGTCGCCGTTTTGGACTATATATCAGAGGCTTGCGGAGAAGTTTCCGCAGCACGTCTGGCGCAGGACTTAAAGATCCCCAAAAGCACACTTCACGGTTTGTTGAGCGCAATGGAAGAGCTTGGCCTGATCTATCGCGACCGGCTGGGGCGCATCCAGACCGGTGCGCGCCCGCTGGCATGGAGCCGCGACTTCGTGGCCAAATCCGATCTGGCCTCGGCATTCCACCGCTATTTCAACAGTCCTCAGGCCCAGCAGGGGATCCTGGGGGGCTATACGATGACCATGACCATTCTCGATGGTGCCAATGTCGTCTATATCGCCTGCTCGCAGGCCCATCAGCCCCTCGGGGTGACCTTTCAGGTGGGGATGCGCCTGCCTGCCCCCTTCACCGCAACCGGAAAGATCCTGCTGGCCGCGCTGCCCGAAGCCGAGCTTGCCACAACCTTCGCCGGAACCTTTCCCCCGCCTCTGACCCGCCTCAGCGTCCGTGATCTGGCGGCCCTCAGGGCGGTGTTTCCGGCGCAGGAGGCCCGTGGCTATTCCGTGGATGATGGTGAGGTGCGCGAGGGGATGATCTGCCTTGGCGCGGCGATCTGCGATCATAGCCGGCACGTGAAGGCGGCACTGGCGCTTTCGGTCACGCGCCCCGAGGCGAAGGCGGCGCAGATTTCCACGCTGGGCATGGCGCTCAAGGGGGCCGCCGACCAGATCTCGCATCTGCTGGGAGCGCCCTGA
- a CDS encoding LysR family transcriptional regulator → MANNLDDLGVFVAVVKAKGFRRAARQLGLSPATVSETISRLEARLELRLLTRTTRAVTPTEAGEALARRVAPLLAEMEDSLHAARSQSGALHGRLVLNVPGAVMVDILPPLVEAFCALYPQVEIEIMVDDRMVDAVAAGCDAGIRYGEALAQDMIAVPIGPRRQQAALAAAPAYLAREGCPAHPRDLLHHACLRARFSSGALVPWTFEKEGEEIRLDPKARLIIGTGGSAALIGHAVAGLGVCLTFRNWLEPHFKAGHLVPVLPAWWEEFEGPYLYFYGRRPPAALRAFVDFLRAQPPVAGP, encoded by the coding sequence ATGGCGAACAATCTTGATGACCTCGGTGTATTTGTGGCGGTGGTGAAGGCCAAAGGATTCCGGCGGGCCGCGCGCCAGCTTGGTCTGTCCCCCGCCACTGTCAGCGAGACGATCTCGCGGCTGGAGGCGCGTCTGGAGCTGCGTCTGCTGACCCGCACCACCCGCGCGGTCACGCCCACCGAAGCGGGCGAGGCGCTGGCCCGCCGTGTCGCACCGCTTCTGGCCGAGATGGAAGACAGCCTGCATGCGGCCCGCAGCCAGAGCGGTGCGCTGCATGGCCGTTTGGTGCTGAATGTGCCGGGGGCGGTGATGGTGGATATCCTGCCGCCCTTGGTCGAGGCGTTCTGTGCCCTGTATCCGCAGGTCGAGATCGAGATCATGGTGGATGACCGCATGGTTGATGCGGTGGCCGCAGGATGTGATGCCGGTATCCGCTATGGCGAGGCCTTGGCGCAGGACATGATCGCGGTGCCCATCGGGCCGCGTCGGCAGCAAGCGGCGCTGGCGGCGGCACCGGCCTATCTGGCGCGGGAGGGGTGTCCGGCCCATCCGCGTGACCTTCTGCACCATGCCTGCCTGCGGGCGCGGTTCAGCAGTGGCGCGCTGGTGCCCTGGACCTTCGAGAAGGAGGGCGAAGAGATCCGCCTTGACCCGAAGGCGCGGTTGATCATCGGCACGGGCGGGTCGGCGGCCCTGATCGGCCATGCGGTTGCGGGGTTGGGAGTATGCCTGACCTTCCGCAACTGGCTGGAGCCGCATTTCAAGGCGGGGCATCTGGTGCCGGTCCTGCCCGCTTGGTGGGAGGAATTCGAAGGCCCGTATCTGTATTTCTACGGGCGCCGCCCGCCTGCCGCGCTGCGCGCCTTTGTGGATTTCCTGCGGGCGCAGCCGCCGGTGGCCGGCCCCTGA
- a CDS encoding oxidoreductase, with protein MTTLATAAGRFTFPGTQLSVNRMGYGAMQLAGPHVMGPPKDRPEALAVLREALALGIDHIDTSDFYGPHVTNALLHEALAPYPRNLVLVSKIGAWRDAQGGWNLRRDAEFLRQSVLDNLTRLGLERMEIVNLRMGGPEDDIATPMKTMRALQDEGLIGHIGVSTVSAEQLRIARDIAPVICVQNQYNLAHREDDALIDALAEEGIAYVPYFPLGGFTPLQSAKLDSIAADMGVSPQQAALAWLLARSPNILVIPGTSRRAHLRDNIAAAGLRFSPEQKAALDAL; from the coding sequence ATGACCACTCTCGCCACCGCCGCTGGCCGCTTTACCTTTCCCGGAACGCAGCTCAGCGTGAACCGCATGGGATATGGCGCGATGCAGCTGGCCGGTCCGCATGTGATGGGCCCGCCCAAGGACCGCCCCGAAGCCCTTGCCGTCCTGCGCGAGGCGCTGGCCCTTGGCATCGACCATATCGACACAAGCGACTTCTACGGCCCCCATGTCACCAACGCGCTGCTGCACGAAGCGCTGGCTCCCTATCCCCGCAACCTCGTGCTGGTCAGCAAGATCGGCGCATGGCGCGATGCACAGGGCGGCTGGAACCTGCGGCGCGACGCCGAGTTTCTGCGCCAGTCGGTGCTCGACAATCTGACGCGCCTTGGGCTGGAGCGGATGGAAATCGTCAATCTGCGGATGGGTGGCCCCGAAGACGACATCGCCACCCCGATGAAAACCATGCGCGCGCTGCAAGACGAGGGGCTGATCGGCCATATCGGGGTCAGCACCGTCAGCGCAGAGCAGTTGCGCATCGCCCGCGACATCGCCCCCGTTATCTGTGTGCAGAACCAGTATAATCTGGCCCATCGCGAGGATGACGCCCTGATCGATGCGCTGGCCGAAGAGGGCATTGCTTATGTGCCCTATTTCCCCTTGGGCGGCTTTACCCCGCTGCAATCGGCCAAGCTTGACAGCATCGCCGCCGACATGGGGGTCAGCCCGCAACAGGCGGCACTGGCTTGGCTGCTGGCGCGCAGCCCGAATATTCTGGTGATCCCCGGCACATCGCGCAGGGCGCATCTGCGCGACAATATCGCGGCCGCCGGATTGCGGTTCAGCCCCGAACAGAAAGCCGCCCTCGACGCGCTCTGA
- a CDS encoding SCO family protein, which produces MFRSGERFALFMTGLALVMTLGMVVYDKVVLPKYRAAQAAVMGQGEYVLQATDGQDFTYDSLKGSPSAVFFGFTHCPEVCPTTMGDLATWKEDIPGATDLRVYFVTVDPARDRLDQLRDYVSWIPGVIGVTGTQAEIDKAIKAYNVYAKKVVFDDGSYTMDHSAFVMLFDENGRYVDSVVYGEPLEVAEARIKNLVDGNPLGRGSVLPNDLLGILCLEAVKIFGA; this is translated from the coding sequence ATGTTCCGCAGCGGCGAACGTTTTGCACTGTTCATGACGGGCCTCGCGCTCGTCATGACCTTGGGGATGGTGGTCTATGACAAGGTGGTTCTGCCCAAATATCGCGCCGCGCAGGCGGCAGTGATGGGGCAGGGGGAATATGTCCTGCAGGCCACCGACGGGCAGGATTTCACCTATGACAGCCTCAAGGGCAGCCCCTCTGCGGTGTTCTTCGGCTTTACCCATTGTCCTGAGGTCTGCCCGACCACGATGGGCGATCTGGCGACATGGAAAGAGGATATTCCGGGGGCGACGGATCTGCGGGTCTATTTCGTGACGGTCGATCCCGCGCGGGACCGGCTGGACCAGCTGCGCGACTATGTCTCTTGGATCCCCGGTGTGATCGGTGTCACCGGCACGCAGGCCGAGATCGACAAGGCGATCAAGGCCTATAACGTCTATGCCAAGAAGGTCGTGTTTGACGATGGCAGCTACACGATGGACCATTCGGCCTTTGTGATGCTGTTCGATGAAAACGGGCGTTATGTCGATTCCGTGGTATATGGCGAGCCGCTGGAGGTCGCCGAGGCCCGTATCAAGAACCTCGTCGATGGCAATCCGCTGGGGCGGGGGTCGGTGCTGCCCAATGATCTTCTGGGTATCCTGTGCCTTGAGGCGGTCAAGATCTTCGGGGCCTGA
- a CDS encoding copper chaperone PCu(A)C yields MKLVLATLALMASVGLASAHETAMAKDAQGAASGASAQIGAITLSGGFARATLPNQPVGGGYVALTNTGTSDDRLIAAQSPVAGEVQLHEMAMKDGVMVMRQLENGIALPAGKTVTLQPGGYHLMFMQLKEALVQDSTVQVTLTFEQAGTVTVDLPVMAPNATGGAAPMHGMTHAMPKEVQ; encoded by the coding sequence ATGAAACTTGTTCTTGCAACTCTTGCCCTGATGGCTTCGGTCGGTCTGGCTTCGGCCCATGAGACCGCGATGGCGAAAGACGCGCAGGGCGCGGCATCGGGGGCAAGCGCCCAGATCGGGGCCATCACGCTGAGCGGCGGCTTTGCCCGTGCAACCCTGCCCAACCAGCCGGTGGGCGGCGGCTATGTGGCGCTGACCAATACCGGCACCAGCGATGACCGTCTGATCGCGGCCCAAAGCCCCGTCGCAGGGGAAGTGCAGTTGCATGAGATGGCCATGAAAGACGGGGTCATGGTGATGCGCCAGCTGGAAAACGGGATTGCGCTGCCTGCAGGCAAGACCGTCACCTTGCAGCCGGGCGGCTATCACCTGATGTTCATGCAGCTCAAAGAGGCGCTGGTGCAGGACAGCACCGTGCAGGTGACGCTCACCTTCGAACAGGCCGGAACCGTGACAGTGGATCTGCCGGTGATGGCGCCCAATGCGACAGGCGGGGCGGCACCGATGCATGGCATGACCCACGCGATGCCGAAAGAGGTGCAGTAG
- a CDS encoding PepSY domain-containing protein, with protein MTKHSSKAGARAAISPFYFAAWRWHFYAGLFVVPFLLILAVTGMVMMLATASSNQLGDVRDVVIAGPAMPVSQQAQAALDAIPGGVLDQYVAPEAADRPAFFAIRDGAAMMSVAIDPYTGDVLNAQDKTTTLYAIANRIHGTLLLGDTGDRIVEMAVSLMILLIVTGLWMWLPKAGWRAMVPNMRARGRNFYKSLHASLGTLVAVFLVLFALSGLSWAGIWGGKFIQPWSSFPAEKTWKGTPLSGHNHASMNHSGYQDVPWGVELVPMPASGSAAGTEAVQGPVTLDSVSAWAQANGFHGQYKITLPKGETGVYTLMAEVRNEDGVMPWQDRTTHIDQFTGHILGDIRYADYTPMAKAMAWGIGLHKGLVGPWNFALNFVVLLLVIAICASGIVMWWMRRPAGAGRLAAPPVPRDMPLWKSGILVAVLIAIAFPMAGVALASVIVLDVVLIARVSFLKRAFS; from the coding sequence ATGACGAAACATTCCTCCAAGGCCGGAGCGCGCGCCGCGATCAGCCCGTTCTATTTCGCCGCATGGCGCTGGCATTTCTATGCCGGTCTGTTCGTGGTGCCTTTCCTGTTGATCCTTGCGGTCACGGGGATGGTGATGATGCTGGCCACCGCCTCGTCCAACCAGTTGGGCGATGTGCGCGATGTGGTGATTGCGGGTCCGGCCATGCCGGTCAGCCAGCAGGCGCAGGCGGCGCTGGACGCAATTCCGGGCGGGGTGCTGGACCAGTATGTGGCGCCCGAGGCCGCAGACCGCCCCGCGTTCTTTGCGATCCGCGACGGGGCGGCCATGATGTCGGTGGCGATCGACCCCTATACCGGCGATGTGCTGAACGCACAGGACAAGACCACCACCCTCTATGCCATCGCCAACCGCATTCACGGCACGCTTTTGCTGGGCGATACCGGAGACCGGATCGTGGAAATGGCCGTGTCGCTGATGATCTTGCTGATCGTGACCGGATTGTGGATGTGGCTGCCCAAAGCGGGGTGGCGCGCGATGGTGCCGAACATGCGCGCGCGCGGGCGCAATTTCTACAAGTCGCTTCATGCCAGCCTTGGCACTCTGGTCGCGGTGTTTCTGGTGCTCTTCGCGCTGTCGGGCCTGTCTTGGGCAGGGATCTGGGGCGGCAAGTTCATCCAGCCGTGGTCGTCGTTTCCGGCAGAGAAAACATGGAAGGGCACGCCGCTTTCGGGGCATAACCATGCCTCGATGAACCATTCGGGCTATCAGGACGTGCCTTGGGGGGTGGAGCTGGTGCCGATGCCCGCATCGGGCAGCGCGGCCGGAACCGAGGCGGTGCAGGGGCCGGTGACGCTTGATAGCGTCAGCGCATGGGCGCAGGCCAATGGCTTCCACGGCCAGTACAAGATCACCCTGCCCAAAGGGGAGACCGGTGTCTACACGCTGATGGCCGAGGTCCGTAACGAGGATGGCGTGATGCCGTGGCAGGACCGGACCACCCATATCGACCAGTTCACCGGACATATCCTGGGCGATATCCGCTATGCCGATTACACGCCGATGGCGAAGGCGATGGCTTGGGGGATCGGGCTGCATAAAGGGCTTGTCGGTCCGTGGAATTTCGCCCTGAATTTCGTCGTTCTTCTGCTGGTCATCGCGATCTGTGCCAGTGGCATCGTGATGTGGTGGATGCGCCGTCCGGCAGGGGCTGGCCGTCTGGCCGCCCCGCCCGTGCCGCGCGACATGCCGCTTTGGAAAAGCGGCATTCTGGTGGCTGTACTGATTGCGATCGCCTTCCCGATGGCGGGGGTCGCGCTGGCCTCGGTGATCGTGCTGGACGTCGTGCTGATTGCGCGCGTGTCCTTTCTCAAGCGCGCGTTCTCCTGA
- a CDS encoding TonB-dependent siderophore receptor: MTMFHHSTAKALLAGTALWACPLWAQEDRPIPLDGISVYAADEGAEIDGYHSLAISSATRTSTPLRATPQSVQVIPSQMLADQLPARLAEVLYNASGAQGSVALQTPAFESTLLRGFPAEIYSDGITNYINAGDANALAGIERVDVLKGPNAILYGGGTGTPLGGIVNLITKKPQPDRFATAALTLGSEALIAPSFDVNARLGQMALFRMTGSAARSGAQTDVLETRRYAFSPALTLGYGGATQLTVQGYLSRWQQQEYQGLPATGTVTGGFALDRDLFIGDPDIPESTTSTRKLTFTLDHRFNETWSARGQFRIGRTKVEQITQIILSNVPDAGDSRWSLYNSYVPGEQTEYNFNASVEGHLSTGAVDHTLLLGVDYARIKDYSLMYMDYAGSVDLTDPVAWPAWTMPASLAMGEGHGRYTTVGAYAQLQSDVGAWHLLGGVRFGYLQTVYESEGYGRRDSLQQARLLPRVGAVWDLAPQVSAFASYSEGMKANAFYFYSDMPEPEYSRQAELGVKFDQGAWSGSVAAFQIQRRNVPVTDPDDPLMLSSITEGQQRSRGVEADLVWQSEGPWRLVANYAYTAAVLTADIPNGARAGSSLAGVPRHSGGLWLTYDPRDPAGEGWQAGVGLHAASSAYIDLENLYKTVGYATVNASGSYTRNGMTYALAIKNLLNRDYDLPFWKYLDGRVAPGPERQVLLTISKTF; the protein is encoded by the coding sequence ATGACCATGTTCCATCATTCGACTGCCAAAGCGCTGCTGGCAGGCACGGCCTTATGGGCCTGTCCGCTATGGGCGCAGGAAGACCGGCCGATCCCGTTGGACGGGATTTCCGTCTATGCCGCCGACGAGGGGGCAGAGATCGACGGATATCATAGTCTTGCGATCTCCAGCGCGACGCGCACATCCACGCCGTTACGGGCCACGCCACAATCGGTTCAGGTGATCCCGTCCCAGATGCTGGCCGACCAGTTGCCCGCGCGTCTGGCCGAGGTGCTTTATAATGCCAGCGGCGCACAGGGCAGCGTGGCGCTGCAGACGCCCGCTTTCGAATCCACTCTGCTGCGGGGCTTTCCCGCCGAGATCTATAGCGACGGGATCACCAATTATATCAATGCGGGCGATGCCAATGCGCTTGCAGGGATCGAGAGGGTCGACGTGCTTAAAGGGCCCAATGCCATCCTCTACGGTGGAGGGACAGGCACGCCTCTGGGCGGTATCGTCAATCTGATCACGAAGAAACCCCAGCCGGACAGGTTCGCCACGGCGGCCCTGACGCTGGGCAGCGAGGCCCTCATCGCACCGTCTTTCGATGTGAATGCCCGTCTGGGCCAGATGGCGCTTTTCCGGATGACCGGTAGTGCCGCACGTTCGGGGGCGCAGACCGATGTGCTCGAGACCCGACGCTATGCGTTCAGCCCCGCGCTGACGCTGGGATATGGCGGCGCGACGCAGCTGACGGTTCAGGGCTATCTTTCGCGCTGGCAGCAGCAGGAATATCAGGGGCTACCGGCCACGGGCACGGTGACCGGCGGGTTTGCGCTGGATCGGGACCTGTTCATTGGCGATCCCGATATTCCCGAGAGCACGACCAGCACCCGCAAGCTGACCTTCACGCTGGACCATAGGTTCAACGAGACATGGAGCGCGCGGGGCCAGTTCCGGATCGGCAGGACCAAGGTGGAACAGATCACCCAGATCATCCTGTCGAATGTGCCGGATGCAGGGGATAGCCGCTGGTCGCTATATAATTCCTATGTGCCGGGCGAGCAGACCGAATATAATTTCAACGCATCGGTCGAGGGGCATCTGAGCACTGGCGCCGTCGATCATACGCTGCTGCTGGGCGTCGATTATGCGCGGATCAAAGACTATTCGCTGATGTATATGGATTATGCGGGCAGCGTGGATCTGACCGATCCTGTTGCCTGGCCCGCATGGACCATGCCTGCCAGTCTTGCAATGGGGGAAGGTCATGGCCGTTACACCACTGTCGGAGCCTATGCGCAGCTGCAATCGGATGTCGGAGCATGGCATCTGCTGGGCGGTGTCCGCTTTGGCTACCTCCAGACCGTCTACGAGTCCGAAGGCTATGGCCGCCGCGATAGCCTGCAGCAGGCCCGCTTGCTGCCACGGGTCGGCGCGGTGTGGGATCTGGCGCCGCAGGTGTCGGCCTTTGCCAGCTATAGCGAGGGCATGAAGGCCAATGCCTTCTATTTCTATTCCGACATGCCCGAACCCGAATATTCGCGTCAGGCAGAGCTGGGGGTGAAGTTTGACCAAGGGGCATGGTCGGGCAGCGTGGCGGCATTCCAGATCCAGCGCCGCAATGTTCCGGTGACCGATCCCGACGACCCCCTGATGCTGAGTTCGATCACCGAGGGGCAGCAACGCTCGCGTGGGGTCGAGGCCGATCTGGTGTGGCAGTCAGAGGGGCCTTGGCGTCTGGTGGCCAATTATGCCTATACCGCCGCTGTCCTGACAGCCGACATCCCCAATGGTGCCCGCGCAGGGTCTTCGCTGGCAGGGGTGCCACGACATTCGGGCGGGCTTTGGCTGACCTATGATCCGCGTGATCCGGCGGGCGAGGGCTGGCAGGCGGGGGTTGGCCTCCATGCGGCGTCTTCGGCCTATATCGACCTTGAAAACCTATATAAAACAGTAGGCTACGCTACGGTCAATGCCTCGGGAAGCTATACCCGAAACGGCATGACCTATGCCTTGGCCATCAAGAACCTGCTGAACCGCGATTACGACCTTCCGTTCTGGAAATATCTCGACGGGCGCGTCGCGCCGGGGCCGGAGCGGCAGGTTCTTCTGACGATCAGCAAGACCTTTTAA
- a CDS encoding helix-turn-helix transcriptional regulator — protein sequence MSQDLPRNLRLLCSYHASIVAVCQQLGVNRSQFNRYLTGETFPSLRSMRRICDFFGVEEAELLLAHGQFVELVRLRPQSTGVRAERDIVSLTAGELRMQSAKALVPYLGYYLTWYNSMSHPGQVLCALSKLYDTPFGVNIKSVESVGRPGARKFTCKYEGACFLLGDRLFMTVMETLTRNEVMQIILYPSYNNRIRYLGGVVSGVAARAPRPPSATQMVMEYLGKSVDLRAMMRRCSLYSPQDPRIPEEVRQMLSGGLRAGSQLVEAPVV from the coding sequence TTGTCCCAAGATTTGCCACGGAACCTGCGCCTGTTATGCAGCTATCACGCTTCGATCGTCGCGGTGTGTCAGCAATTGGGGGTGAATCGGTCCCAGTTCAACCGCTACCTCACCGGAGAGACCTTTCCCTCCTTGCGGTCCATGCGCCGGATCTGCGACTTTTTCGGGGTCGAAGAGGCCGAGTTGCTGCTTGCGCATGGGCAATTCGTGGAACTGGTGCGGCTGCGGCCCCAAAGTACCGGCGTGCGGGCCGAGCGCGACATCGTGTCCTTGACGGCAGGCGAGCTGCGGATGCAGTCGGCCAAGGCGCTGGTGCCCTATCTCGGATATTATCTGACATGGTATAACTCCATGTCCCATCCCGGTCAGGTGCTCTGCGCGCTGTCCAAGCTGTATGACACACCTTTCGGCGTGAATATCAAAAGCGTCGAAAGTGTCGGGCGGCCGGGTGCGCGGAAGTTCACCTGTAAATACGAGGGGGCCTGTTTCCTGCTGGGCGACCGGCTGTTTATGACGGTGATGGAGACGCTGACCCGTAACGAGGTGATGCAGATCATCCTCTATCCCAGCTACAATAACCGGATCCGCTATCTTGGCGGTGTGGTCTCTGGCGTGGCGGCCCGTGCTCCGCGTCCGCCCTCGGCGACGCAGATGGTGATGGAATATCTGGGCAAATCGGTTGATCTGCGCGCGATGATGCGGCGCTGTTCGCTGTATTCTCCGCAAGATCCGCGTATTCCCGAAGAGGTGCGGCAGATGCTGTCGGGGGGCTTGCGGGCGGGCAGCCAGCTGGTGGAGGCCCCCGTCGTCTAG
- a CDS encoding alanine/glycine:cation symporter family protein, producing MDFLELIFTKIGDLTWGWSLIPILVVFGVFITLATGFVQVQFFGRMFRVLRKSNNAADADKISAREALLVSVGGRVGGGNIAGVAVAITLGGPGAVFWMWVVALVGMATSLVECSLAQLFKRRTGEHSFRGGPALSIIHGLGKEYKWLAGIYAVCLIAAFGFGFNAFQGNTVAGAMLDSFHIARSWTAIGLAILAAIIIFGGIHRIAKASDVIVPIMAVGYLAMALVIIVLNISEVPHVLSMIVKNAFGIEQAVGGGMGAAIMQGMRRGLFSNEAGLGSAPNVAATAEVRHPISQGITQSFSVFIDTIVICSCTAFVILLSDVYVPGAEGIDGVALTQQSVTSELGNWAQYYLSIAVLLFAFSSIIYNYYLGENALSVFSENPIAITILRVAVVGIVFIGALAPGATDVFFFSDPMMGVLALVNLLAIMMLFPVAMRLLRDFRAQLKAGIDRPVLDPDMYADLDIDRSAWEKRD from the coding sequence ATGGATTTTCTAGAGCTGATCTTTACCAAGATCGGCGATCTGACTTGGGGGTGGTCTCTGATCCCCATTCTCGTCGTCTTTGGCGTTTTCATCACTCTGGCAACCGGGTTCGTCCAGGTCCAATTCTTTGGACGGATGTTCCGTGTGCTGCGCAAATCCAACAATGCGGCGGATGCCGACAAGATCTCGGCGCGTGAGGCGCTGCTGGTCTCGGTCGGCGGGCGCGTCGGCGGCGGCAATATTGCCGGTGTGGCTGTGGCCATCACGCTCGGGGGGCCGGGGGCGGTCTTCTGGATGTGGGTCGTGGCGCTTGTCGGCATGGCCACCAGCCTTGTGGAATGTTCGCTGGCACAGCTGTTCAAACGCCGCACCGGCGAACACAGCTTCCGCGGCGGTCCGGCATTGTCGATCATTCATGGTCTGGGCAAGGAATACAAATGGCTGGCGGGCATCTATGCTGTCTGCCTGATTGCGGCATTCGGCTTTGGCTTCAACGCGTTCCAAGGCAATACCGTGGCCGGCGCGATGCTGGACAGCTTCCATATCGCCCGCTCCTGGACGGCCATCGGTCTGGCCATTCTGGCCGCGATCATCATCTTCGGTGGGATCCACCGGATTGCCAAAGCCTCTGACGTGATCGTGCCGATCATGGCCGTTGGCTATCTGGCGATGGCGCTGGTAATTATCGTGCTCAACATCTCGGAAGTGCCGCATGTGCTGTCGATGATCGTCAAGAACGCCTTCGGGATCGAACAGGCCGTTGGCGGTGGTATGGGGGCCGCGATCATGCAGGGTATGCGCCGTGGTCTGTTCTCGAACGAGGCCGGTCTGGGCTCGGCGCCGAACGTGGCCGCCACCGCAGAGGTCCGCCACCCGATCAGCCAAGGCATCACGCAGTCTTTCTCGGTCTTCATCGACACCATCGTGATCTGCTCGTGCACGGCATTCGTGATCCTCTTGAGCGATGTCTATGTACCGGGTGCCGAAGGCATTGATGGCGTGGCACTGACCCAGCAATCGGTCACCAGCGAGCTGGGCAACTGGGCGCAATATTATCTGTCCATCGCCGTTCTGCTGTTTGCGTTCTCGTCGATCATCTACAACTACTACCTTGGCGAAAACGCATTGTCGGTCTTCTCGGAAAACCCGATTGCGATCACCATCCTGCGTGTGGCGGTTGTGGGCATCGTCTTTATCGGCGCTCTGGCACCGGGGGCGACCGATGTGTTCTTCTTCTCGGACCCGATGATGGGCGTTCTGGCACTGGTCAACCTGCTGGCGATCATGATGCTGTTCCCGGTGGCCATGCGGCTGCTGCGCGACTTCCGCGCCCAGCTCAAGGCGGGCATCGACCGTCCGGTTCTGGACCCCGATATGTATGCGGATCTCGATATCGACCGCAGCGCTTGGGAAAAGCGGGACTGA